A genomic segment from Aspergillus puulaauensis MK2 DNA, chromosome 1, nearly complete sequence encodes:
- the nscB gene encoding metallo-beta-lactamase type thioesterase nscB (COG:S;~EggNog:ENOG410PJX9;~InterPro:IPR001279,IPR036388,IPR036866;~SMCOG1170:metallo-beta-lactamase family protein;~antiSMASH:Cluster_1.6), which produces MAFRIPFPQDFWQEYLSGREATIPTLPVVSDVSDRVIRVLGGNAGPMRLQGTNTYLVGTGRSRILIDTGQGMPSWIRDITHVLEERDLDISHVLLTHWHGDHTGGVPDLVAYNPSLSSRIYKNRPDNGQKNILDGQIFRAEGATIRAVHTPGHAADHMCFFMEEENALFTGDNVLGHGYSVVEDLGQYMESMTLMANLHCPLGYPAHGAVIGDLPDKMREYIKHREFRVQQVFSILEGCRTTAGQGRGRGGLTLHEIVTEMYGDVSNDIEKALAPFLSQVLWKLAEDRKVGFEPGDATKRRWFVRVRRAN; this is translated from the exons ATGGCGTTCAGAATACCCTTCCCGCAGGACTTTTGGCAAGAATACCTCTCTGGTAGAGAGGCAACTATCCCAACCCTGCCTGTTGTCTCAGATGTCTCTGACCGAGTCATCCGGGTCCTGGGCGGAAATGCAGGTCCCATGCGACTGCAGGGAACGAACACATACCTCGTTGGAACAGGCAGATCTCGGATCCTAATCGATACTGGCCAA GGGATGCCTTCTTGGATTCGAGATATCACCCACGTACTAGAGGAGCGAGATTTGGACATCTCCCATGTTCTTCTAACCCACTGGCACGGTGATCATACAGGCGGAGTTCCCGACCTTGTGGCGTATAATCCGTCTTTGTCCTCACGCATTTACAAAAACCGACCCGACAACGGGCAGAAGAATATTCTAGACGGCCAGATCTTCCGGGCTGAGGGCGCCACCATCCGTGCTGTTCACACACCCGGCCATGCAGCCGATCACATGTGCTTCTTtatggaagaagagaacgcTCTTTTTACGGGCGATAACGTGCTGGGCCACGGGTACTCCGTTGTGGAGGACCTAGGACAATATATGGAGAGCATGACGCTAATGGCGAATTTGCATTGCCCGCTGGGATATCCGGCCCACGGGGCAGTTATTGGCGATCTTCCAGATAAGATGCGCGAGTATATCAAGCACAGAGAATTTCGGGTGCAACAGGTTTTTTCGATATTGGAGGGATGCCGAACGACTGCAGGACAGGGCCGGGGGCGGGGTGGCTTGACGCTACACGAGATTGTAACGGAGATGTATGGGGATGTTTCGAATGACATTGAGAAGGCCCTTGCGCCGTTCCTGAGTCAGGTATTGTGGAAATTGGCTGAAGATCGCAAGGTTGGGTTTGAGCCGGGAGATGCGACGAAGCGGCGGTGGTTTGTCCGTGTGCGTCGGGCGAATTGA
- a CDS encoding uncharacterized protein (COG:S;~EggNog:ENOG410PQJN;~antiSMASH:Cluster_1.6), with protein sequence MACQNASAAASGPSSIPPFAQPLAPYLKTRQEALHIRQVLTSYLRSHIIFADNDAEHPDCHAQSHLSLSVSDNAVTDVKRIPADLTGLRREYLQALQANVTARKQHQQISEKLDTLHSEGSKLPGSSSPDSSLELQAYLRLVRDRRRHAKVRVFEHYFNELRARDTPRPEDFENQEGQEQFTLPENLGDDGQDNGAAGGDVEELVHKLERAVIRAKSQLDREKELYAELKARNASEGNRVETSAPAVKAAALQQTRDELVQWVEDKLVGTGNGEEDPVEELPAEEIEESARILEEQRVRILEQYRVYTETRKRLLDAAARACQPVSMASTKSPPRPPELKGLPTDETLPVEPLEVLSYASNILHPVSKSQRSLALQKFYLTGLLAKEKSTTLRVLNRLSDESHLLPEYPLLARQPRFKHAAAALNSRQATKQQDPVKQNEIVDMAEAWAFASAAAGSNEKEYVEQKVADGNESADHARQELQMVYNLLNQDLEEALEDEQGDNQKGDDLWTHEARSTRSQARMSRSEKRPKGPWTRLNGNVGVAD encoded by the coding sequence ATGGCCTGTCAAAATGCCTCTGCGGCAGCTTCGGGCCCCTCCAGCATTCCTCCCTTCGCGCAGCCTCTCGCTCCTTACCTCAAGACTCGCCAGGAAGCTCTGCATATTCGGCAAGTTCTCACAAGCTACCTCCGCTCACACATCATCTTTGCCGATAATGACGCCGAACACCCCGATTGCCACGCCCAATCCCACCTTTCGTTATCTGTGTCGGATAATGCGGTGACGGACGTGAAGCGAATCCCCGCGGACCTGACCGGGCTGCGGAGGGAATATTTGCAGGCCCTGCAAGCAAATGTGACCGCAAGgaaacagcaccagcagatTTCCGAGAAATTGGATACGCTGCACTCTGAGGGATCAAAGTTACCTggatcctcctctcctgaTAGCTCTTTGGAGTTGCAGGCTTACCTTCGACTCGTCCGTGATCGACGCCGACATGCAAAAGTTCGGGTTTTTGAACACTATTTCAACGAATTACGAGCACGCGATACCCCCCGACCCGAAGATTTCGAGAACCAGGAAGGTCAAGAGCAATTTACGCTGCCTGAGAATCTCGGAGACGATGGTCAGGACAATGGTGCAGCAGGTGGTGACGTTGAGGAACTGGTACATAAACTCGAGAGGGCGGTTATTCGTGCAAAGTCGCAACTTGACCGGGAGAAGGAGCTATACGCGGAATTGAAGGCTCGAAATGCATCTGAGGGTAACCGGGTGGAAACATCTGCTCCTGCTGTGAAAGCTGCTGCCCTCCAGCAGACTAGAGACGAGCTTGTACAATGGGTAGAGGATAAACTTGTCGGTACTGGAAACGGTGAAGAAGACCCTGTGGAGGAGCTACCCGCCGAAGAGATCGAGGAATCTGCTCGTATCCTCGAGGAACAAAGAGTACGAATCCTTGAGCAGTACAGAGTCTACACAGAAACCCGGAAACGTTTGCTAGACGCGGCTGCTCGGGCTTGCCAGCCTGTGTCAATGGCATCTACGAAATCACCGCCGCGACCTCCAGAGCTCAAGGGGTTGCCTACCGATGAAACATTGCCCGTAGAGCCATTGGAGGTTCTATCATATGCCAGCAATATCCTGCACCCGGTTTCCAAAAGCCAGCGGTCTTTGGCTTTGCAGAAGTTCTATTTGACTGGCTTGCTTGCCAAGGAGAAAAGCACAACTCTACGCGTGCTCAATCGCCTGAGTGATGAgagccatcttcttcctgaaTATCCACTCCTTGCCCGGCAGCCGCGCTTTAAGCACGCGGCGGCAGCCCTCAACTCCAGACAAGCTACGAAGCAACAGGATCCGGTCAAACAGAACGAGATTGTTGACATGGCCGAGGCCTGGGCGTTTGCATCCGCAGCGGCTGGGTCTAATGAGAAAGAATACGTAGAGCAAAAAGTCGCAGATGGCAACGAAAGCGCAGATCACGCCCGGCAAGAGTTGCAGATGGTGTACAATTTGTTGAACCaggacctggaagaggcccTAGAAGACGAGCAGGGTGATAACCAGAAAGGCGACGATCTTTGGACGCACGAAGCTCGCTCCACTAGGTCTCAAGCTAGAATGTCTCGGTCTGAGAAGCGGCCAAAAGGGCCGTGGACACGACTGAATGGCAATGTCGGAGTTGCAGATTAG
- the nscC gene encoding FAD-dependent monooxygenase nscC (COG:S;~EggNog:ENOG410PQ7W;~InterPro:IPR036188;~SECRETED:SignalP(1-19);~SMCOG1087:hypothetical protein;~antiSMASH:Cluster_1.6), with protein MPLPHPILIIGAGLSGLTAARLLTNAGIPCIVFEASPPSRSQGYAISLRDWGFNSLLAALGNLPLSSLTKAVAPDRHIGGWGWLDQSWRNNQTGSIILMPPREPKEKPTILRANRNAVRTWIADCGEEELDVRYGHQLTNVTLPKSDDDDIVVEFSNGAQYHGCLLIAADGVHSTVRSLILPSVTPEIVPVLVYHGDFKLSRDEYERIIRPHSGESTIVAGVGDGFNTPLTVCNITSTTVHMDWTYSRPSITDNDPLYNPNITSEEAKVIPEALVEEINERKLGEPWSLFLNGEAMRGHRVFNWLTRCVTMERGDVDSVAKKGVVFVGDSWHAMPIFGGEGGNHAIVDGIELARVLEGAGGVDARGAIGAYYDKAWRRCQDAVRRSKQRFYQLHRPISEWEEIAEKQKRVS; from the coding sequence ATGCCACTTCCCcatcccattctcatcatcggcgccgggCTCTCAGGCCTCACAGCTGCCCGCCTCCTTACCAATGCTGGGATCCCCTGCATCGTCTTCGAGgcctcccctccctcccgcAGCCAGGGATATGCTATCTCTCTCCGCGACTGGGGCTTCAATTCCCTCCTCGCAGCGCTGGGAAACCTGCCACTGTCCAGTTTAACAAAAGCCGTAGCCCCAGACCGACACATCGGCGGCTGGGGCTGGCTCGACCAATCCTGGCGAAATAACCAAACGGGCTCAATCATCCTCATGCCGCCGCGCGAACCGAAAGAGAAGCCGACGATCCTGCGCGCGAACCGAAATGCAGTCCGGACTTGGATCGCAGactgcggcgaggaagaactAGACGTTCGATACGGCCACCAACTTACAAACGTCACTCTCCCAAAgagcgacgatgatgatattgtTGTCGAATTTTCAAACGGCGCACAATACCACGGCtgcctcctcatcgccgccgacGGCGTACACTCCACCGTCCGCTCTTTGATATTGCCATCCGTAACGCCCGAAATCGTGCCTGTGCTCGTCTACCACGGGGACTTCAAGCTCAGCCGCGACGAGTACGAGCGCATAATCCGGCCACATAGCGGGGAGTCCACGATCGTAGCGGGCGTTGGCGACGGCTTCAACACGCCGCTAACAGTATGCAATATCACGAGCACAACGGTGCACATGGACTGGACGTACTCACGGCCTAGTATCACGGACAACGACCCGCTGTACAACCCGAACATCACGTCCGAGGAGGCGAAGGTTATCCCCGAGGCGCTGGTTGAGGAGATCAATGAGAGGAAGCTGGGAGAGCCGTGGTCGCTTTTCTTGAATGGGGAGGCGATGAGGGGCCATCGGGTGTTCAACTGGTTGACGAGGTGTGTGACGATGGAGAGGGGGGATGTGGACTCTGTTGCGAAGAAAGGGGTTGTCTTCGTGGGGGATTCGTGGCATGCGATGCCTATTTTTggcggggagggagggaacCATGCGATTGTTGACGGGATTGAGTTGGCGAGGGTTTTGGAGGGGGCAGGAGGAGTGGATGCACGAGGGGCGATTGGGGCTTATTACGATAAGGCTTGGAGACGGTGTCAAGATGCTGTGAGGAGGTCGAAACAGAGGTTTtatcagcttcatcgtccGATCAGCGAGTGGGAGGAAATCgcggagaagcagaagcggGTCAGTTAG
- a CDS encoding uncharacterized protein (COG:S;~EggNog:ENOG410PRNV;~antiSMASH:Cluster_1.6), producing the protein MSTETIQTPLSQPRTRPRAATDRAQAAKTASVSSRRSSQAMSPPTIATGRSPDIETPAKVSDQARARATSGPLRQPKPLSPSDIHSILEQEQEAMVNRLSRELSTLRHRTSSIASTASSTSTTLNEPLDALHGSPYIAGPIYPTASRRHRSSSNLSASFFPVIQGSRTNGRGRRPSLVSPERSQSLISVTSQHQERKRDASAHVSYGSRMRGRRSSLSQRMPSGSSVETTSQGDVESLVQENDALRRRIRDLELELSVQKSQALSLED; encoded by the exons ATGTCTACAGAAACCATTCAAACGCCCCTCTCCCAACCCAGAACTCGACCCCGTGCAGCAACAGATAGAGCTCAGGCAGCTAAAACCGCTTCCGTATCGTCTCGGCGATCATCACAAGCAATGAGTCCTCCAACGATTGCGACGGGTCGAAGCCCAGACATAGAGACTCCGGCCAAAGTTAGCGACCAGGCGCGCGCAAGAGCAACCTCCG GACCCTTACGACAACCGAAACCCCTCTCGCCCTCCGATATCCATTCGATCCTAgagcaggaacaggaagcAATG GTCAATCGTCTGTCAAGGGAACTTTCCACCCTCCGTCACCGAACGTCTTCTATCGCCTCGACAGCCTCGTCAACCTCGACAACACTCAACGAACCCCTCGATGCTCTCCACGGATCGCCATACATCGCCGGACCTATATACCCAACAGCATCGCGGCGGCACCGGTCCTCTTCCAATCTAAGTGCTTCCTTCTTCCCAGTAATACAGGGCTCGCGAACGAatggtcgaggtcgacggcCGTCCCTCGTATCTCCCGAGCGGTCTCAGAGTCTTATATCAGTAACATCCCAACATCAAGAGCGAAAACGGGATGCTTCAGCTCATGTTTCATACGGCTCGCGCATGCGTGGTCGCCGAAGCTCACTCTCGCAGCGGATGCCGTCAGGATCGAGCGTTGAGACAACTTCACAAGGAGATGTGGAGTCTCTCGTTCAGGAAAACGATGCGCTGAGGCGGCGTATTCGagatctggagctggagctcaGCGTGCAAAAAAGTCAAGCGCTTTCTTTGGAAGACTAA
- the nscA gene encoding non-reducing polyketide synthase nscA (COG:I;~EggNog:ENOG410PM0W;~InterPro:IPR016036,IPR032088,IPR016035,IPR030918, IPR016039,IPR018201,IPR042104,IPR014030,IPR014031, IPR001227,IPR032821,IPR014043,IPR020806,IPR020841, IPR009081,IPR036736;~PFAM:PF16197,PF00550,PF02801,PF00698,PF00109, PF16073;~SMCOG1093:Beta-ketoacyl synthase;~TransMembrane:2 (o988-1008i1020-1039o);~antiSMASH:Cluster_1.6;~go_function: GO:0004315 - 3-oxoacyl-[acyl-carrier-protein] synthase activity [Evidence IEA];~go_function: GO:0016740 - transferase activity [Evidence IEA];~go_function: GO:0016746 - transferase activity, transferring acyl groups [Evidence IEA];~go_function: GO:0031177 - phosphopantetheine binding [Evidence IEA];~go_process: GO:0006633 - fatty acid biosynthetic process [Evidence IEA]) — protein sequence MKDNTHSTSLIFFGNEFPNDDLKGLFRCLLRLSRDRRFRQLAAFLEESTIVLKKEVAALPQPLRDLVPHFHTLLPLAELGDFRQGPLGAAMESALLTVLELGMFIGHYEAEGRDWDLFPHNTTLAGLSIGLLAAAGLALSTNLAEVAQNGTECVRVSFRLGVYVSEISRKLEAPQADGTLLSWAHVVTGETKSAIQDEITQYNSESDTPELLKVFISAADKTSVSVSGPPSRMKACFGGSHLLRYSKSFALPVYDGLCHASHLYNEDSINTVINSAESLIPTSRPVRLFLHSSNTGQPFLATTARELFQAIGTELLTGTIYLDNITDGILQRIGNFGPSQCRIETFRTSIVFKSILAAVKAEFPALEIELVDLIPWALRDYGTLQPRSFAHSKLAIVGMACRMPGGGNDTELFWEILEQGRDVHTTVPADRFDLKTHYDPTGKTDNAATTPYGNFVDSPGLFDAGFFNMSPKEAEQTDPMQRLALVTAYEALEMAGLVPGRTASSNPKRIGAYYGQASDDWRELNASQNIGTYAVTGGVRAFGNGRINYYFNFPGPSFSIDTACSSGLAAVQVACSALWAGEADTALAGGLNIITDPDNYAGLGCGHFLSKTGQCKVWDETADGYCRADGIGSVVIKRLEDAEADNDNIIAVVLSAATNHSAEAISITHPHAGNQKDNYRQVVDGAAINPLDVSFIELHGTGTQAGDAVESESVLDVFAPRSPMRRPDQLLQLGAVKSNIGHGEAAAGIASFLKVLLMYQKNMIPAHIGIHTIMNPTIPKDLEQRRVRLTQTNTAWPRPVGKKRIAMVNSFGAHGGNTTVLLEDGPERNKAVDREDRSTHTIAISAKSKKSLQANIANLLLYLEQNPNTDLADLSYTTCARRIHYSLRVAFAASSISGLQESLRKAGTKEGLAEVRPVPGDVPPVVFAFTGQGAYYQGISRELFDSFPYFREEVVQLDHVVQRLGFQSIVPVIDCSVEESPSATVTQLSIVVIEIALARLWILLLGLQPSAVIGHSLGEYAALVIAGVLSTADALFLAGRRAQLIEKFCIPGSHAMLSVRASVSEIKKLLGEAKYEISCQNTLNDTVIGGTKADLDAARNTLEANSVKCVPVDVPFAFHTEQVDPILDSLSQIAETVHFKAPSVPILSPLLRSAIFDGKTINASYLTRATREPVHFTGALEAAQDLGMVNDRTVWVDVGPHPICASFVRSLIPKARVVSSCRRNEDNYATMAKNLVALHLAGVTPCWNEYYRANEQAYSLLTLPKYAWNDVNYWIQYIGTWTLDKAHLKYTGTNGWPSVTPWSSALRTSLIHQIIDETLDEGTATLKVVSDLQHPEFLEAVHGHQMNNCGVATSSIWTDMALTVGEYLYNRLVPGSKVYLNVGELEVLHATVANPAKNSTQPLYLDAHLDLSIMRMSLAWFNVDPATGDKAAESYATGSVRFESNAERWKTEWERMTHLILGRIEALERMAAEGQASQLSKALSYALFKNVVDYADRYRGMDRVIIHDYEAFSDITLAPERHGVWHTPPHWIDSVSHLAGLVMNGSDASNTRDFFYVTPGYDSFRMLKKLEPGAQYQSYVRMFPIPEPNMYSGDLYILQGNQIIGIVGQLKFRRVPRLLMDRFFSAEAASKQSVSSSALAATRAPGPVAKPAQPAAPPSKPADAPLPNGQPQSTNQLPSLPQKETASQPVINGVKPADEEKSPGKSNAGGPNGTTPQPEEVTGVVGQCLQLIANETGQGVNDLTSDATFVQLGVDSLMSLVLSEKFRAELGLEVKSSLFLECPTVGDMMEWLEQYC from the exons ATGAAAGACAATACGCATAGCACATCCTTAATCTTCTTTGGGAACGAGTTTCCCAACGATGATCTCAAAGGGCTGTTCCGCTGCCTGCTACGGCTCAGTAGAGACCGCAGGTTTCGCCAGTTGGCCGCTTTTCTTGAGGAGTCGACAATCGTTCTCAAAAAAGAAGTGGCCGCACTTCCACAGCCATTGAGGGACCTTGTACCGCACTTTCACACACTGTTGCCTCTTGCTGAGCTTGGGGACTTCCGTCAGGGCCCTCTGGGTGCCGCTATGGAAAGTGCGCTTTTGACTGTGCTGGAATTGGGCATGTTTATTGG GCATTATGAGGCCGAAGGACGCGACTGGGATTTATTCCCACACAACACCACACTTGCTGGTTTGAGTATCGGTCTGCTTGCCGCCGCCGGGTTGGCCCTATCCACCAATCTAGCAGAAGTTGCCCAGAACGGTACCGAGTGTGTCCGCGTTTCATTTCGTCTTGGAGTATATGTCAGCGAGATCTCGCGAAAGCTTGAAGCGCCCCAGGCGGACGGTACACTATTGAGCTGGGCTCATGTCGTCACAGGAGAGACCAAATCCGCCATCCAAGACGAAATCACACAGTATAACTCGGAATCTGACACTCCAGAGCTTCTAAAGGTCTTCATTAGCGCAGCTGATAAAACCTCGGTCAGTGTGAGTGGGCCACCATCACGGATGAAGGCCTGCTTCGGAGGCTCGCACCTGCTGCGATATTCAAAATCCTTTGCCCTTCCGGTATACGACGGTCTATGCCACGCGTCGCATCTGTACAATGAGGATTCAATAAACACTGTCATCAACAGTGCTGAGTCCCTCATCCCTACTTCTCGTCCGGTGCGGCTTTTCCTCCACTCTTCGAACACCGGTCAGCCATTTTTGGCCACCACTGCGCGTGAGCTATTCCAGGCCATCGGCACAGAGCTGCTGACCGGCACCATCTACCTTGATAATATCACCGACGGTATCCTTCAACGAATCGGCAACTTCGGTCCAAGCCAATGCCGGATTGAGACTTTCCGCACCTCGATAGTATTCAAGAGCATATTGGCAGCCGTGAAGGCAGAGTTTCCTGCCCTTGAGATAGAGCTGGTTGACTTGATTCCCTGGGCCCTAAGGGATTATGGAACCCTCCAGCCCCGTTCCTTTGCTCACTCGAAGCTCGCTATTGTTGGCATGGCCTGTCGTATGCCCGGTGGCGGCAACGACACTGAGCTTTTCTGGGAAATTTTGGAACAGGGACGGGATGTCCATACTACAGTACCGGCAGATCGTTTCGACCTCAAAACGCATTACGATCCCACAGGTAAGACCGATAATGCCGCGACAACTCCTTACGGCAACTTCGTTGATAGCCCGGGATTATTCGATGCTGGGTTTTTCAATATGTCACCAAAAGAA GCGGAGCAAACAGATCCCATGCAACGATTGGCGCTTGTCACGGCATATGAAGCCCTAGAGATGGCAGGCCTTGTCCCCGGTCGAACCGCATCGTCGAACCCTAAGCGCATCGGAGCTTACTACGGACAAGCAAGCGACGACTGGCGAGAATTGAATGCATCACAGAATATCGGTACTTATGCAGTCACAGGGGGTGTGCGTGCCTTTGGGAATGGGCGCATTAACTACTATTTCAACTTTCCAGGCCCCTCGTTCAGCATCGATACTGCCTGCTCTAGCGGATTGGCTGCTGTTCAGGTGGCTTGTTCAGCCCTATGGGCAGGGGAAGCGGACACGGCACTCGCCGGTGGACTGAATATCATTACTGATCCAGATAATTATGCAGGTCTGGGATGCGGTCACTTCCTTTCTAAGACTGGCCAGTGCAAGGTTTGGGATGAGACTGCTGATGGATACTGTCGTGCTGATGGGATTGGTTCTGTTGTTATCAAACGTCTAGAGGACGCAGAGGCAGATAATGATAATATCATTGCCGTTGTATTATCTGCAGCCACGAATCACTCAGCCGAAGCCATATCCATCACTCATCCTCATGCCGGAAACCAGAAGGATAACTACCGCCAGGTGGTTGATGGCGCTGCCATAAATCCGTTGGATGTGAGCTTTATTGAGCTCCATGGCACAGGGACCCAGGCTGGTGACGCTGTGGAATCAGAATCCGTGCTAGATGTATTCGCGCCTAGGTCACCGATGCGACGTCCGGATCAATTATTGCAGCTAGGTGCAGTTAAAAGCAACATTGGACatggagaagcagcagcgggTATTGCGTCGTTCCTGAAGGTGCTGTTAATGTACCAGAAGAACATGATTCCGGCCCACATTGGTATCCATACAATCATGAACCCGACGATCCCCAAGGACTTGGAGCAGCGTCGTGTACGATTGACCCAGACGAATACAGCATGGCCACGTCCAGTTGGCAAGAAACGAATTGCAATGGTCAACTCATTCGGTGCACATGGAGGCAACACCACAGTATTACTGGAAGATGGGCCGGAGCGAAACAAAGCAGTTGATAGGGAGGATCGCTCAACTCATACCATCGCAATCTCGGCCAAGTCCAAGAAATCTCTCCAAGCTAATATTGCTAATCTACTGCTCTACCTAGAGCAGAACCCGAATACCGATTTGGCGGACTTGTCATACACAACTTGTGCGCGCCGCATACATTACAGCCTGCGCGTAGCATTCGCTGCCTCAAGTATTTCTGGGCTCCAGGAATCGTTGCGCAAAGCGGGTACAAAAGAGGGACTCGCGGAGGTTAGACCGGTTCCAGGGGATGTCCCCCCAGTCGTGTTTGCCTTCACCGGCCAAGGGGCGTACTACCAGGGCATTTCCCGGGAGCTATTTGATTCATTTCCATATTTccgcgaggaggttgtgcAACTCGACCACGTTGTTCAGCGGCTTGGGTTCCAATCGATTGTGCCTGTGATTGACTGCAGCGTCGAGGAAAGTCCATCAGCGACGGTGACGCAGCTTAGCATAGTCGTGATTGAGATTGCCCTGGCACGTCTCTGGATCCTTTTACTCGGCCTTCAACCCAGTGCCGTAATTGGTCATAGTCTGGGCGAGTACGCTGCGCTGGTCATCGCAGGTGTACTATCCACCGCGGACGCTCTCTTCCTGGCTGGACGGCGAGCTCAGCTGATTGAGAAATTTTGTATTCCAGGCAGTCATGCGATGCTATCCGTACGCGCATCAGTATCGGAGATCAAAAAGCTGTTAGGCGAGGCGAAGTACGAGATTTCTTGCCAAAATACTCTCAACGATACTGTTATCGGCGGGACAAAAGCTGATTTGGATGCTGCTCGGAATACGCTCGAAGCCAACAGTGTCAAGTGCGTACCGGTAGACGTACCGTTTGCATTCCACACAGAACAGGTGGACCCGATTCTAGACAGCTTATCCCAAATCGCGGAGACTGTGCACTTCAAAGCACCTAGCGTTCCCATACTGTCACCTCTATTAAGAAGCGCGATATTCGATGGGAAAACTATCAATGCCAGCTATCTGACACGGGCAACACGCGAGCCTGTTCATTTCACCGGTGCTTTGGAAGCTGCGCAGGATCTCGGGATGGTGAATGACAGAACAGTATGGGTTGACGTCGGACCACACCCTATTTGTGCCAGTTTCGTGCGGAGTTTGATACCCAAGGCGCGTGTGGTCTCGTCATGCCGACGGAATGAAGATAACTACGCCACTATGGCGAAGAATCTCGTGGCCTTGCACTTGGCTGGCGTGACTCCGTGCTGGAACGAGTATTACCGCGCCAATGAACAGGCGTACTCTCTTCTTACTTTGCCCAAGTACGCCTGGAACGATGTTAACTACTGGATCCAGTATATCGGGACCTGGACGTTAGACAAAGCTCATCTGAAGTACACCGGAACGAATGGATGGCCGTCTGTTACCCCGTGGTCATCGGCCCTGCGGACATCTTTAATCCACCAAATCATTGATGAGACACTTGACGAGGGAACGGCTACACTCAAAGTCGTCTCTGACTTGCAACATCCGGAATTCCTTGAGGCCGTTCATGGACATCAAATGAATAATTGCGGCGTGGCCACATCG TCAATTTGGACTGATATGGCACTAACGGTTGGTGAGTACCTTTATAACCGGCTGGTTCCGGGTTCAAAGGTATATCTGAATGTGGGCGAGCTAGAGGTCTTGCACGCGACAGTGGCCAACCCGGCCAAGAACAGCACGCAGCCTTTATATCTTGATGCGCATCTGGATCTATCCATTATGCGGATGTCACTTGCTTGGTTCAACGTTGATCCCGCAACCGGCGACAAGGCAGCCGAGTCTTATGCTACAGGATCCGTACGTTTTGAGAGCAACGCGGAAAGGTGGAAAACAGAATGGGAGCGTATGACGCATCTGATACTCGGTCGAATTGAGGCACTAGAGCGTATGGCTGCCGAGGGACAGGCAAGCCAGTTGTCCAAGGCCTTATCATATGCGTTATTTAAGAACGTGGTTGACTATGCGGACCGATACCGCGGCATGGACCGTGTAATCATCCATGACTATGAGGCGTTTTCGGATATAACGCTTGCTCCAGAGCGTCATGGCGTTTGGCATACGCCGCCACATTGGATCGATAGTGTCTCCCATCTCGCCGGCCTTGTCATGAACGGGAGTGACGCGTCTAATACTCGCGATTTTTTTTATGTCACGCCTGGCTATGATAGCTTCCGtatgctgaagaagctggaacCCGGAGCTCAGTATCAGAGTTATGTGCGCATGTTCCCAATTCCGGAACCTAACATGTATTCCGGTGACTTGTATATCCTCCAGGGTAACCAAATTATCGGCATAGTTGGTCAATTGAAGTTCCGTCGGGTGCCACGTCTGCTCATGGACCGATTCTTTTCGGCGGAAGCAGCGTCAAAACAATCcgtgtcttcttctgctctcGCAGCTACTCGTGCGCCAGGCCCTGTGGCAAAGCCTGCTCAACCAGCTGCACCACCATCTAAGCCAGCAGACGCACCACTCCCAAATGGCCAGCCGCAGAGCACCAATCAGCTTCCCAGTCTACCTCAGAAAGAAACGGCATCACAACCTGTAATTAATGGGGTCAAACCGGCCGACGAAGAGAAGTCGCCTGGCAAATCAAACGCAGGAGGCCCCAACGGGACAACTCCCCAGCCAGAAGAAGTTACTGGTGTCGTGGGTCAATGTTTGCAATTGATCGCTAACGAGACAGGACAGGGCGTAAATGACTTGACATCCGATGCAACTTTCGTACAGTTAGGAGTTGATTCACTCATGTCGCTTGTGCTTTCAGAGAAATTCCGAGCTGAGCTTGGGCTGGAAGTCAAGAGCTCGCTTTTCCTTGAATGTCCGACGGTTGGAGATATGATGGAGTGGTTGGAGCAGTATTGTTAG